One genomic window of Paeniglutamicibacter sp. Y32M11 includes the following:
- a CDS encoding recombinase family protein yields the protein MTTPPTAAIYARLSQDKKQGTDDEGLSTEQQVKVCQEWISRQGWTLGKIYRDNNFSATSGATRPEFEAMLSEAPSHVVFWKQDRLERGHNNDLDRFLLAGIDGYGVDGSRVTVDSASSEFMTRIQSLMGKHEQRIKSERIKLANQRIAGAGTYRGSIRPFGQERDGTWVDKEAKAVRQAAKHLLSEDEEQRWSFYRISEVWNIAGLLTPQTGKQGGKQWTPGTVRNYFTRPRLMGKQDYRGTLYELKGWKPLLTPEQFSEIQDLIERKKLGKRISGVTRHDVRLLTNIIRCAEPGCDRGMNAGQRGGAGSPRSYRCPTTKHVTITAEKLEAAISTHALDLLSQHKEIRAQQEGTARRLTEVQGEKHRISIAHDEWISEAIETDISPSIIKRKEAKHAEKISELDAELFNLNQDKTLSIFEGYELDGWNAAPMDLRRDLLTSVFAEIKIRKGGQGKRFSPEVIDYSYTPLGQKLCDKWIRVNAMNPWELKEGSASSREPIASRIKRIKAGTTTLGEWTVDTRAVTGSTPGGWNPVDGSRTKKQNEEFWAKLITKG from the coding sequence ATGACTACTCCCCCAACTGCGGCTATCTACGCCCGACTTTCTCAGGATAAGAAGCAAGGCACGGATGATGAGGGCCTGTCCACGGAACAACAGGTCAAAGTCTGCCAGGAGTGGATCTCCCGTCAAGGTTGGACGCTGGGAAAGATCTACCGGGATAACAATTTCAGTGCCACCTCAGGAGCTACTAGGCCAGAGTTTGAGGCCATGCTGTCGGAGGCACCCTCTCACGTGGTCTTCTGGAAACAGGACCGACTGGAGCGCGGACACAACAATGATCTAGACCGTTTCCTGTTGGCTGGGATTGACGGTTATGGTGTGGACGGATCACGGGTCACCGTTGACTCTGCCTCTTCTGAGTTCATGACACGTATCCAGTCACTCATGGGCAAGCACGAACAACGGATCAAGTCCGAGCGCATCAAACTAGCCAACCAACGTATCGCCGGGGCTGGGACCTATCGTGGTTCGATCCGTCCGTTTGGTCAGGAGCGGGATGGGACGTGGGTAGACAAGGAAGCCAAGGCAGTACGGCAGGCCGCTAAGCACCTGCTCTCCGAGGATGAAGAACAGCGGTGGTCCTTCTATCGGATCTCCGAGGTCTGGAACATTGCCGGTCTCTTGACCCCACAGACCGGGAAACAAGGCGGGAAGCAGTGGACACCCGGCACGGTACGGAACTACTTCACCCGTCCGCGACTCATGGGGAAACAGGACTACCGAGGAACACTGTATGAACTCAAAGGCTGGAAGCCGCTCCTAACACCGGAACAGTTCTCCGAGATCCAGGACTTGATCGAGAGGAAGAAGCTGGGAAAACGGATCTCCGGTGTTACACGGCATGATGTCCGACTGTTGACCAACATCATCCGATGTGCTGAGCCGGGCTGTGATCGAGGGATGAACGCAGGCCAACGTGGTGGTGCAGGATCTCCGAGGTCTTACCGTTGCCCCACGACGAAACACGTCACGATTACAGCCGAGAAACTGGAAGCGGCGATATCCACTCATGCACTGGATCTCCTGTCCCAACACAAAGAGATCCGAGCGCAGCAGGAGGGCACAGCACGCCGACTGACTGAGGTACAGGGCGAGAAGCACCGGATCTCGATAGCTCATGATGAATGGATCTCAGAAGCGATTGAGACAGACATCAGCCCGTCAATCATCAAGCGTAAGGAAGCCAAGCACGCGGAGAAGATATCCGAGCTGGACGCCGAGTTGTTCAACCTCAACCAAGACAAGACGCTGAGCATCTTCGAAGGGTACGAACTCGACGGATGGAATGCGGCACCGATGGACCTTAGGCGGGATCTCCTGACATCGGTATTCGCTGAGATCAAGATCCGTAAAGGTGGACAAGGTAAGCGCTTCTCCCCCGAGGTCATCGACTACTCGTATACGCCACTCGGTCAGAAGCTATGCGACAAATGGATACGGGTCAATGCGATGAACCCGTGGGAGCTCAAGGAAGGCTCGGCGTCATCCCGTGAGCCAATAGCTAGCAGGATCAAGAGGATCAAGGCGGGAACAACCACACTGGGAGAGTGGACCGTCGATACCAGAGCGGTTACTGGGAGCACCCCAGGCGGTTGGAATCCGGTAGACGGATCTCGCACAAAGAAACAGAACGAGGAATTTTGGGCCAAGTTGATCACCAAGGGATGA
- a CDS encoding HNH endonuclease signature motif containing protein: MSKQESNQHQRDDRGYTGPSSGPDLHAKGADRFRALLAAENFFITAAAELAAETHSPTEAAALALVIERAHRQTSYLQVLAAQAAQRTLAHELPLATLEVLSDALARPEDFLATDTRLPADPATHPSGRLPHKNTTEFLQHLLGCGYFESRDRVRAGTAMLPHTDVNGIQHPARYPRLSADAKAGTIDPKQAIQVAKKLDAAAPEIQSRPDAASLATTIEKQALDSLHTQGPAATNKLIASWRASLEDTASSEPSDEEIASKTGIFLTRRTEHFSYFSLCMLNIEAEVLLSHFANADNPRTAAGNREKLARDATSPDFSVEPSNDDEQRLTANTDADAPRLPAWAADPETPKDQLPRSTYNDLGLATAHVNGPQRGSDTTPPDLPSFNFLDNDPGQDGLSPARRRLQTILNVLRSVKGTKQKESGALAKATLVVHCQLETLLGLAERAGISAHGLSISPGELRRMLCDSGVLPVVFSGQSQILDIGREQRFVPEYMRQAILARDGGCLVPGCTESPEHCQMCHIDAWEDGGSTSVTNTGPGCSAHHHDFHSGKIRLVLDHNGLPAVILPKYMDPEQLPRRNTHWQHDSQTNPRLF; this comes from the coding sequence ATGAGCAAGCAAGAGTCCAACCAGCACCAGAGAGATGACCGTGGGTACACCGGCCCGTCCTCGGGGCCCGATCTCCACGCGAAAGGGGCCGATCGTTTCCGTGCGCTGCTTGCCGCAGAGAACTTTTTCATCACCGCCGCCGCCGAATTGGCGGCAGAAACCCACTCACCAACGGAGGCAGCGGCGCTGGCTCTGGTGATCGAGCGGGCACACCGGCAAACGAGCTACCTTCAGGTACTTGCCGCACAAGCCGCACAGCGGACGCTGGCCCACGAGTTGCCACTGGCCACCCTCGAGGTGCTCAGCGATGCCTTGGCTCGCCCCGAGGACTTCCTAGCCACCGACACTCGGCTCCCGGCAGACCCGGCCACCCATCCCTCGGGCCGCCTGCCCCACAAGAACACCACTGAATTTCTCCAGCATCTGCTGGGATGCGGGTATTTCGAGAGCCGGGACCGGGTCCGGGCGGGCACCGCCATGCTGCCCCATACGGATGTCAACGGGATTCAGCACCCAGCTCGGTACCCGCGGCTATCGGCCGATGCCAAGGCCGGAACCATCGATCCCAAGCAGGCCATTCAGGTAGCAAAAAAACTTGACGCAGCGGCACCAGAAATCCAGTCCAGGCCCGACGCCGCATCCTTGGCCACCACCATCGAAAAGCAAGCCCTCGATTCGCTTCATACTCAGGGCCCCGCGGCCACCAATAAATTGATCGCGTCCTGGCGGGCCTCATTGGAGGACACCGCATCCAGCGAACCCAGCGACGAAGAGATCGCTTCCAAGACCGGCATCTTCCTGACTCGGCGCACGGAACACTTCAGCTATTTCAGCCTATGCATGCTCAATATCGAGGCTGAGGTGCTGCTGTCCCATTTCGCCAACGCCGACAATCCCCGAACGGCGGCCGGAAATCGAGAGAAATTGGCCCGGGATGCCACGTCACCAGATTTTTCGGTCGAGCCGAGCAACGACGACGAGCAGCGATTAACAGCGAATACGGATGCTGATGCACCTAGACTCCCGGCATGGGCAGCGGATCCCGAGACCCCCAAGGATCAGCTTCCGCGGTCGACGTACAACGACCTTGGTCTTGCTACAGCTCATGTCAACGGCCCACAGCGCGGCAGCGACACAACACCACCTGACTTGCCCTCTTTCAACTTCTTGGACAACGACCCAGGGCAAGATGGCCTCTCCCCTGCTCGTCGGCGCCTCCAAACGATTCTCAACGTTTTACGAAGCGTCAAGGGCACCAAACAGAAGGAGAGCGGGGCGCTGGCGAAAGCGACCTTGGTGGTCCATTGCCAACTCGAAACATTACTTGGGTTGGCCGAACGAGCCGGGATCAGTGCACATGGGCTGAGTATCAGCCCCGGCGAACTCAGACGAATGTTATGTGATTCCGGCGTCCTGCCGGTGGTCTTCAGCGGTCAGAGCCAGATTTTGGACATCGGTAGGGAGCAACGATTCGTCCCCGAATATATGCGGCAAGCAATTCTCGCGCGGGACGGCGGCTGCTTGGTTCCTGGCTGTACCGAGTCACCGGAGCATTGCCAGATGTGCCATATCGATGCGTGGGAAGATGGCGGTTCCACCAGCGTGACCAACACCGGGCCGGGGTGTAGCGCCCACCACCATGATTTTCATTCAGGAAAGATCCGGCTAGTACTGGACCACAACGGCCTGCCCGCGGTCATCTTGCCAAAATATATGGACCCCGAGCAGCTACCTCGCAGAAACACGCACTGGCAACATGATAGCCAGACGAATCCACGGCTGTTCTAA
- a CDS encoding TadE family protein yields MPRPARHSNEGAEDNERGSAVAEFVMVSALLIAVFLAILQLTFALHVRNTLLDAAASGARYGTLADRGPGDGIYRTQEIIRGALNDRFASDVQATSTTVGGTPGLRITVRTAIPVFGLFPFVGEFIVHGESVRYG; encoded by the coding sequence ATGCCTCGGCCAGCACGGCATTCCAATGAAGGTGCCGAGGACAACGAACGAGGATCCGCGGTTGCCGAATTCGTGATGGTCTCTGCGCTGCTCATTGCCGTGTTTCTAGCCATCCTGCAGCTCACCTTTGCCCTCCACGTCAGGAATACCCTGCTTGATGCAGCGGCGTCCGGCGCCCGCTACGGCACGCTGGCCGATCGGGGGCCGGGCGACGGGATTTATCGTACGCAGGAGATTATCCGCGGGGCGCTTAACGACCGATTTGCCTCGGATGTTCAGGCCACGTCCACCACTGTTGGTGGAACACCGGGGCTACGCATTACCGTGCGGACAGCGATACCGGTTTTTGGTCTGTTCCCATTCGTGGGTGAGTTTATTGTTCACGGGGAATCGGTGCGCTATGGATAA
- the prfB gene encoding peptide chain release factor 2, whose amino-acid sequence MASTDFPAEIRSLRSTYASIEEVSDVPRIRADIAMLSEEAGVPDLWDNPAAAQIVTSKLSHRQSELERLTTIGTRIEDLEVLVELAEMEDDEDALQEAEIELKSVRKSLADLEVVTLLSGEFDSRHAVVTIRAGAGGVDAADFAEMLMRMYLRWAEKHGYSTQVMDTSYAEEAGLKSATFEVNAPYAFGTLSVEAGTHRLVRISPFDNQGRRQTSFAAVEVIPLIEQNDSVEIPENEIRVDVYRSSGPGGQSVNTTDSAVRMTHIPTGIVVSMQNEKSQIQNRAAALRVLQSRLLLVKKAEQDAQKKQLAGDVKASWGDQMRSYVLNPYQMVKDLRTEHEVGNTSAVFDGEIDDFIDAGIRWRASQRRPTD is encoded by the coding sequence ATGGCCTCAACTGACTTTCCCGCCGAAATCCGTTCACTGCGCTCCACCTATGCTTCGATTGAAGAGGTTTCCGATGTGCCGCGCATCCGCGCGGACATCGCGATGCTCTCCGAAGAAGCCGGAGTTCCCGATCTTTGGGATAACCCGGCGGCTGCTCAAATTGTCACGTCGAAACTCTCACACCGACAATCTGAACTTGAGCGGTTGACGACGATCGGTACTCGTATCGAGGACTTGGAAGTACTTGTCGAACTCGCTGAGATGGAGGACGACGAAGACGCTTTGCAGGAAGCCGAAATTGAGCTCAAGTCTGTGCGAAAGTCGTTGGCTGATCTTGAAGTGGTTACACTGCTTTCCGGTGAATTCGATTCCCGTCACGCAGTTGTCACGATTCGGGCGGGTGCTGGCGGCGTGGACGCTGCCGATTTCGCTGAGATGTTGATGCGGATGTATCTGCGGTGGGCCGAAAAGCACGGTTACTCAACGCAGGTTATGGACACGTCCTACGCGGAAGAAGCGGGTCTGAAGTCTGCAACGTTCGAAGTCAACGCGCCATATGCCTTCGGTACATTGTCCGTAGAAGCTGGTACACACCGGCTGGTACGAATCTCGCCATTCGATAACCAGGGCCGTCGCCAGACCTCCTTCGCCGCGGTAGAAGTAATTCCGCTGATTGAACAGAACGATTCCGTCGAAATTCCGGAGAACGAAATCCGAGTTGACGTGTATCGCTCTTCGGGTCCGGGTGGGCAATCGGTTAACACCACGGACTCGGCTGTTCGAATGACGCATATTCCCACCGGAATCGTCGTTTCGATGCAGAACGAAAAATCGCAGATCCAAAACCGCGCAGCCGCCTTGCGGGTGCTGCAGTCACGGTTGCTGTTGGTGAAGAAGGCCGAACAGGATGCACAGAAGAAGCAGCTGGCTGGTGATGTGAAGGCATCATGGGGCGATCAGATGCGATCCTACGTGCTCAATCCGTACCAAATGGTCAAGGACCTTCGCACCGAACACGAAGTTGGAAACACCTCCGCGGTGTTCGATGGTGAAATCGATGACTTCATCGATGCTGGCATCCGCTGGAGAGCCTCCCAGCGTCGTCCGACGGACTAA
- a CDS encoding SurA N-terminal domain-containing protein, producing MNTKLIAGTAVAALVLGGASGFFAGTGIERQKSEAAIVEVNKEHSKEIAGVRNIVTDKENALASKTTEYDELVSATLLVNEAHDKCLEYVDFSTGIIEDLEDLVYKSADVLDNENISTMTSFTESANTLTDRYKDGDRIEMVDIGKKCKMD from the coding sequence ATGAATACGAAGCTAATCGCAGGAACCGCAGTCGCCGCTCTTGTCTTGGGAGGTGCAAGCGGATTTTTCGCCGGAACGGGGATCGAGCGTCAAAAGTCCGAAGCGGCCATCGTTGAGGTCAACAAGGAGCACTCGAAAGAGATTGCTGGAGTCCGGAATATCGTGACCGACAAGGAGAATGCTCTGGCAAGCAAGACGACCGAGTACGACGAATTGGTGAGCGCTACATTGCTTGTCAACGAGGCCCATGACAAGTGCCTTGAATACGTGGACTTCTCTACCGGGATCATCGAAGATCTCGAGGATCTGGTCTATAAAAGTGCCGATGTGCTTGACAACGAGAACATATCGACGATGACCAGCTTCACCGAGTCCGCCAACACGTTAACGGATAGATACAAAGATGGTGATCGGATTGAGATGGTCGACATTGGGAAGAAATGCAAGATGGATTGA
- the smpB gene encoding SsrA-binding protein SmpB gives MAKKDTDERIIASNRKARHDFEILDTFEAGMVLSGTEVKSLREGKASLIDGFGQFYRNELYIENVYIPEYLNGSWTNHAARRRRKLLLHRAELLKIERKINESGLTIVPLSLYFKKGRAKIEIGVARGKKEYDKRQTLREKQDNREALRTMRERNRGVRE, from the coding sequence GTGGCTAAGAAAGACACTGATGAGCGGATTATTGCGAGCAATCGTAAGGCCAGGCACGATTTTGAGATCCTCGATACCTTTGAGGCCGGAATGGTTCTCAGCGGAACGGAAGTAAAGTCACTGCGCGAGGGCAAAGCGTCGCTGATTGACGGGTTCGGCCAGTTCTATCGCAACGAGCTCTACATCGAGAATGTTTATATTCCCGAGTACCTTAACGGTTCCTGGACGAACCATGCTGCCCGTCGCCGTCGCAAGCTGTTGCTTCACCGCGCGGAACTCTTGAAGATCGAACGCAAAATTAACGAGTCCGGTCTAACGATCGTTCCGTTGAGCTTGTACTTCAAAAAGGGTCGCGCAAAGATTGAGATTGGCGTAGCTCGAGGCAAGAAAGAATACGACAAGCGACAAACGTTGCGTGAGAAGCAGGACAATCGTGAAGCGCTTCGCACCATGCGCGAACGCAACCGTGGGGTCCGCGAATAG
- the ftsE gene encoding cell division ATP-binding protein FtsE: MIRFENVTMVYDQKSRLGSENARPGLDDVTIEIDRGDFAFLVGASGSGKSTFLRLILREIVATGGAVHVAGQNVARIPSWRVPKLRRGIGVVFQDFRLLPQKNVFENVAFAMQVVGESRSAIRDHVPEILKLVGLEGKEKRRPDELSGGEQQRVAIARAIANKPQILLADEPTGNLDPATSVGIMNVLDRINQNGTTVLMATHDDGIVNSMRRRVVELSLGKIVRDETAGEYTSMIPVINQDGTRELRQADHSTWHKPQTGSQAFAPFDTEDDLP, translated from the coding sequence ATGATTAGATTCGAAAACGTCACGATGGTCTATGACCAGAAGTCACGCCTTGGCTCGGAAAACGCGCGCCCCGGTCTTGACGACGTAACCATTGAAATTGACCGTGGCGATTTTGCGTTTCTTGTTGGGGCTTCTGGCTCCGGCAAATCCACGTTCCTTCGCCTCATCCTGCGCGAAATCGTTGCTACGGGTGGAGCCGTCCACGTTGCTGGGCAGAATGTTGCTCGCATCCCATCGTGGCGCGTGCCCAAATTGCGTCGTGGCATCGGAGTTGTCTTCCAAGACTTCCGCCTCCTGCCGCAGAAGAACGTTTTTGAAAACGTGGCCTTTGCCATGCAGGTCGTCGGAGAGAGCCGAAGTGCCATCCGTGACCATGTCCCCGAGATCTTGAAGCTTGTTGGGCTCGAAGGCAAAGAGAAACGACGCCCGGATGAACTCTCCGGTGGCGAACAGCAACGAGTGGCTATTGCCCGTGCTATCGCCAACAAGCCTCAGATCCTCCTCGCAGATGAGCCGACCGGAAACTTGGATCCGGCCACCAGCGTGGGCATCATGAACGTCCTAGACAGGATTAATCAAAACGGCACCACAGTATTGATGGCCACGCATGATGACGGCATCGTCAATTCAATGCGCCGCCGCGTTGTGGAATTGTCACTCGGCAAGATTGTGCGAGATGAAACCGCCGGTGAATACACCTCAATGATTCCGGTAATCAACCAGGACGGCACGCGCGAATTGCGACAGGCCGACCACAGCACCTGGCACAAACCGCAGACCGGCAGCCAGGCCTTTGCGCCGTTCGACACTGAGGACGATTTGCCATGA
- a CDS encoding recombinase family protein produces the protein MGLYNMALIGYMRVSTGGQNTDGQYDALMRVGVKDTERTLFSDEGVSGALAKRPQLDACLKELREGDTLIVAKLDRLGRSLGNLITLVNELNKRGVKFKALDNETIDTTTKDGRLMLNIFGALAEYERELIIERTKTGLDAAKARGRVGGRRPVAEDDPKVIKAKERHAEGKMTPQEIADSLKIGVSTLYRYIKI, from the coding sequence ATGGGACTCTACAACATGGCGCTTATCGGATACATGCGAGTCAGTACCGGCGGTCAGAATACGGACGGACAGTACGACGCGCTAATGAGAGTTGGCGTGAAAGACACTGAGCGGACGCTCTTCTCTGACGAAGGCGTAAGCGGTGCCCTGGCTAAGCGGCCACAACTCGATGCCTGCCTAAAAGAACTGCGCGAAGGTGACACCCTCATCGTCGCCAAGCTTGACCGCCTAGGCCGGTCACTCGGTAACCTCATCACGCTAGTGAACGAACTCAACAAGCGTGGCGTCAAGTTCAAGGCACTAGACAACGAGACGATTGATACGACCACGAAAGACGGGCGTCTCATGCTCAACATCTTTGGCGCACTAGCCGAATACGAAAGAGAATTAATCATCGAACGCACTAAGACCGGTCTCGACGCAGCCAAGGCACGGGGCCGCGTTGGTGGACGCCGACCAGTAGCCGAAGATGACCCAAAGGTTATCAAGGCGAAAGAGCGTCACGCGGAAGGGAAGATGACCCCGCAAGAAATTGCCGACTCCCTGAAGATTGGCGTCTCAACTCTTTACCGCTATATCAAGATCTAG
- the ftsX gene encoding permease-like cell division protein FtsX encodes MKLGFILGEVGSGLRRNLSMVVSVVLVTFISLTFVGTAALMQMQVTQMKGYWYDKVQVAIYLCGEHNEGTNCTTGAVSEGQRGEIESMLGSSAVKPYVDSFEYESKEQAVTHFREQFSNSSMIDTVTADQLPESFRVSLVDPEKYQIIKELFSSMDGVDVVVDQRELLEKVFSIINIASVVAIGIAGVMILCAVLLVGTTIRLSAYLRRRETGIMRLVGASKSSLQLPFVLEGIVSALIGALLAGGVLWAAVKFLIDGKLALEYKDTAFISTGEVFMVAPWLILLGVILAGVSSLVTLRRYLKV; translated from the coding sequence ATGAAACTCGGATTCATTCTCGGCGAAGTAGGCTCCGGCCTCCGTCGAAACCTCTCCATGGTGGTTTCTGTTGTCTTGGTAACCTTCATCTCGTTGACGTTCGTGGGCACCGCAGCACTCATGCAGATGCAGGTCACGCAGATGAAGGGCTACTGGTACGACAAAGTCCAGGTGGCTATTTACCTGTGCGGCGAACATAACGAAGGAACGAATTGCACGACTGGCGCTGTGAGCGAAGGACAGCGCGGCGAAATTGAATCGATGTTGGGTTCCTCTGCCGTCAAGCCCTATGTGGACAGCTTCGAATACGAATCAAAGGAACAGGCAGTAACGCATTTCCGCGAGCAGTTCTCCAACTCATCGATGATTGACACCGTTACAGCTGATCAACTTCCTGAGTCGTTCCGAGTTTCACTCGTTGATCCTGAGAAGTATCAGATCATCAAGGAACTTTTCTCGTCCATGGATGGGGTTGACGTGGTTGTGGACCAACGAGAACTGTTGGAGAAGGTGTTCTCCATCATCAATATTGCATCCGTTGTTGCCATTGGAATTGCCGGTGTCATGATCCTGTGTGCTGTCCTGCTGGTTGGCACCACGATCCGCCTCTCGGCCTATTTGCGGCGACGTGAAACAGGCATCATGCGGCTCGTTGGAGCCTCGAAATCTTCCCTGCAATTACCCTTCGTCTTAGAGGGGATCGTCTCAGCGCTTATCGGTGCGCTACTAGCCGGTGGCGTTCTGTGGGCGGCGGTTAAATTCCTCATCGATGGCAAGCTAGCGTTGGAGTATAAGGACACCGCATTCATTTCTACGGGTGAGGTCTTCATGGTCGCTCCGTGGCTGATCTTGCTCGGCGTAATTTTGGCTGGTGTATCGTCATTGGTAACCTTGCGCCGTTACCTGAAGGTTTAG
- a CDS encoding M23 family metallopeptidase has translation MGALSIALLVSGTAAIHADELDDRKVEIEQNIDHLSEDLELLGADIKEADAKLRGLQAQLPAAEQALAEAQGKVKQAADEAADLAQRVQAARESRDQLNVKIAEDKAKLEDSKEIIGQIATEAYKRGGVSSDLSLLLSASSDGNLAAGMDMADQAMRSQNAALDALSEQSATDANSKLRLAAVEAEITDLKAAADAALAREQAARDDAENKKRDLDGIIAQTDALSAELLAQRPQIQKKLAANETAQASVNAEIKARQERLIREEAERKRKEAAAEAKRQAVAKAKFEAEEAARAKKAREAAAAQNKKDTYVESKYVAPTPQAETPRSSSWGLIKPVSGGHQTSSFGWRPTPAGTIDYGGRGGYVHAGVDWGFGGQCGTPVYAAADGEVWMAGWGGTSGNKVTISHGVIGGKALATNYHHMQSIVARVGQHVTQGQVIGYVGTTGNSTGCHMHFETIVNGTAVNPLGLL, from the coding sequence GTGGGTGCGTTGTCAATCGCGCTCTTGGTTTCCGGAACCGCAGCTATCCACGCCGATGAGCTAGATGACCGCAAGGTCGAAATTGAGCAGAACATCGATCACCTCTCCGAAGACCTTGAACTCCTTGGTGCGGATATCAAGGAAGCCGATGCGAAACTCCGCGGACTGCAGGCTCAGCTTCCCGCTGCCGAACAAGCCTTGGCCGAGGCACAAGGCAAGGTTAAACAAGCCGCGGACGAAGCGGCAGATCTCGCGCAAAGGGTTCAGGCCGCTCGTGAATCACGAGATCAACTGAACGTGAAAATTGCCGAGGATAAGGCAAAGCTGGAAGATTCAAAGGAAATCATCGGTCAGATAGCAACCGAGGCCTACAAGCGCGGAGGTGTTTCCTCCGATCTTTCGTTGTTGCTCAGTGCGAGTTCCGACGGCAATTTGGCCGCAGGAATGGATATGGCCGATCAAGCGATGCGTTCACAGAACGCGGCACTTGACGCTTTGTCGGAACAATCCGCCACCGACGCCAACTCGAAGCTCCGACTAGCTGCAGTGGAAGCGGAAATTACAGACCTCAAGGCAGCTGCCGACGCTGCGCTTGCCCGCGAGCAAGCTGCCCGCGATGACGCCGAGAACAAGAAGCGGGATCTGGACGGGATCATCGCTCAGACTGACGCACTCAGTGCCGAACTTCTTGCCCAACGACCGCAAATTCAGAAGAAATTGGCGGCGAACGAGACGGCACAGGCCAGCGTCAACGCTGAAATCAAGGCTCGGCAGGAACGGCTGATCCGTGAAGAAGCTGAGCGCAAGCGCAAGGAAGCCGCCGCAGAGGCGAAGCGCCAAGCGGTAGCCAAGGCAAAGTTCGAAGCTGAAGAGGCGGCCCGGGCCAAAAAGGCTAGGGAAGCTGCCGCTGCGCAAAATAAGAAAGACACTTACGTCGAGTCGAAATACGTTGCTCCGACGCCGCAGGCAGAGACACCCCGATCCAGCTCATGGGGTCTTATCAAGCCTGTGTCTGGTGGACACCAGACCTCTAGCTTTGGCTGGCGTCCCACACCCGCAGGAACCATCGACTATGGCGGACGCGGTGGTTACGTACACGCCGGCGTTGACTGGGGCTTTGGCGGGCAATGCGGTACTCCAGTTTATGCAGCAGCAGATGGCGAAGTCTGGATGGCCGGCTGGGGTGGAACCTCGGGTAACAAGGTGACCATCAGCCATGGCGTGATCGGTGGCAAGGCACTTGCTACCAATTACCACCACATGCAGAGCATCGTGGCGCGCGTCGGCCAACATGTCACTCAGGGGCAGGTCATTGGCTACGTGGGTACGACCGGAAACTCGACGGGTTGCCACATGCACTTTGAGACAATCGTTAATGGCACAGCAGTAAACCCATTGGGACTTCTCTAG
- a CDS encoding DUF3223 domain-containing protein, with protein sequence MKALLSAGHTRVASGTRVGDPLIATVLTLLAEAHPEYATKFGSGIAHWIIQDNSDVGYTTVGYRAMLKNGQGPERFSYNDVLKTPSKWQNLQEALTKAADDITQQFREQAFANGPFECPVTGKLLERPTQARATHVSPSRRDLHLAFLVSEGIAASDVVLAKDQPGSGYRIVDSELVQRWRKYQCDRLGGMRVEWNPQSRSE encoded by the coding sequence GTGAAGGCTCTGCTATCCGCGGGTCACACTAGAGTCGCATCGGGCACGCGTGTGGGTGACCCGCTCATTGCTACCGTACTGACCCTTCTTGCCGAAGCCCACCCGGAATATGCAACGAAATTCGGATCAGGGATTGCTCACTGGATAATTCAGGATAACTCCGACGTTGGCTATACAACGGTCGGCTATCGCGCCATGCTGAAAAATGGTCAAGGCCCAGAGCGGTTTAGCTACAACGATGTCTTGAAGACACCGTCGAAGTGGCAAAACCTCCAGGAAGCACTTACTAAAGCCGCGGACGACATAACACAACAATTTCGCGAGCAGGCCTTTGCAAACGGGCCATTCGAATGCCCTGTCACAGGAAAGTTACTTGAGCGTCCTACGCAGGCTCGCGCTACACACGTCAGCCCGTCACGCCGGGATCTCCACTTGGCGTTTTTAGTTTCTGAAGGAATTGCTGCTAGTGACGTTGTGCTGGCTAAGGATCAGCCCGGCTCCGGCTATCGTATCGTTGATTCAGAACTCGTCCAGCGATGGCGCAAATACCAGTGCGATCGTCTCGGAGGTATGCGGGTGGAATGGAATCCTCAATCGCGCAGCGAATAA